A stretch of Besnoitia besnoiti strain Bb-Ger1 chromosome V, whole genome shotgun sequence DNA encodes these proteins:
- a CDS encoding polyprenyl synthetase superfamily protein (encoded by transcript BESB_062130) — MALTSPSLWSRGRKGGRFLRLSARRHYVPSNSSSLRKGPSFVRASSPSLFPGLSTRLALRTSGSSFSSPCCSPASVSCSSLRVSSIPRSFPSCGTLQAPESLCLYHPSSSFGPQCPRWAPPGPVRSGRSHWGARFSRAFSTCLESRRQVGDHAPPQLQSQIGAASVSRKGDAPAHAASDPLAVAWQASARDAEKHFKEAFSDVRATFLRQIEGLGLPASLSASVVAYYARLLDYTCTGGKLTRGMLVLYAAAASKADTPVATRGSPSSSPHPEAPGSAAAPASVSALSPSSLRSLAALGWCVELLQSCFLVMDDVMDRSLTRRGKTCWYRCEGIGVSNALNDSLVLEAAVYRTLREYLRDHPSFLAFQDLLLVNTFTTLIGQHLDSEDALGSLGLNSSRDRPAFVEPASPQEAYPEEAGADPSLNLSGQACGGGANASAAGATTPPVAPSSRPPLESPKGATLADALADRQVAVARLKTSHYSFYLPTALGMTFAGLDDPALMTHAKDICLAIGEYFQVQDDYLDCFSDPSVSGKVGSDIQEKKCSWLFIQAVRRASPEDLATLLEVYGSAEHVAWVKSLYARLGLPAVYSQYEEETLAKLKKAVAAFPHDGLRAFFGLVLQRLHGRQK; from the exons ATGGCGCTTACTTCACCGTCCCTTTGGTCCCGGGGGCGGAAAGGCGGCAGATTCCTTCGGCTTTCCGCTCGCCGGCACTACGTTCCTTCAaattcgtcttctctccggAAAGGGCCCTCATTCGTTCGGGCTAGCAGTCCTTCCCTGTTCCCCGGCCTCTCCACACGTCTGGCGCTGCGAACCAGCGGGTCATCTTTTTCCTCGCCCTGCTGCTCACCTGCCTCTGTTTCctgctcttctctccgcgtttCCTCTATTCCGCGTTCCTTTCCTTCTTGCGGCACCCTCCAGGCCCCAGAGTCCCTCTGCCTCTACCACCCGAGCTCCAGCTTCGGTCCTCAATGCCCACGCTGGGCGCCTCCAGGTCCGGTGCGGTCTGGAAGGTCTCATTGGGGAGCTCGCTTTTCGCGGGCGTTTTCGACTTGTCTAGAGAGCCGTCGACAGGTCGGTGATCATGCCCCCCCTCAACTTCAGAGCCAGATTGGAGCCGCGTCTGTCTCGAGaaaaggagacgcgccggcacACGCTGCTAGCGACCCTCTGGCGGTGGCGTGGCAGGCGTCGGCAAGAGATGCTGAGAAGCACTTTAAGGAG GCCTTCTCAGACGTGAGAGCCACGTTTTTGAGGCAGATTGAGGGCCTGGGgctccctgcctctctctccgcgagcGTGGTGGCCTACTACGCCAGGCTCCTCGACTACACATGCACAG GAGGCAAGCTTACGCGCGGCATGCTGGTGCTctacgccgccgcagcttcgaAAGCTGACACACCTGTGGCGACCCGTGGGTCCCCGTCCTCATCTCCCCATCCTGAGGCACCGggctctgccgctgcgcctgcctcggtttcggctctctctccttcatcgcttcgctcgctggcggcgctcggctGGTGCGTGGAGCTGTTGCAGTCTTGCTTCCTCGTCATGGATGACGTCATGGATCGGTCGCtgacgcgcagaggcaagaCGTGCTGGTATCGCTGCGAAGGCATCGGCGTGAGCAACGCGCTCAACGACTCCCTCGTTCTCGAAGCAGCCGTGTACCG GACTCTGCGGGAGTATCTCCGCGACCATCCctcctttctcgccttccagGATCTCCTCCTCGTCAACACGTTTACGACGCTAATAGGGCAGCACCTCGACTCCGAGGACGCGCTGGGCTCCCTCGGCCTTAACTccagccgcgaccgccctgCGTTTGTGGAGCCCGCGAGTCCCCAGGAGGCGTATcctgaggaggcgggcgcggaccCGTCTCTGAATCTCAGCGGACAAGCCTGCGGTGGAGGCGCCAATGCCTCGGCGGCCGGAGCGACTACTCCTCCGGtcgctccttcttcgcgtccgccgctggAGTCCCCCAAGggcgcgacgctcgcggacgcgctaGCCGATCGGCaagtcgccgtcgcgcgcctgaaAACGAGTCACTACTCCTTCTACCTCCCCACTGCGCTTG GCATGACTTTTGCGGGCTTAGACGACCCAGCGCTCATGACGCACGCGAAGGACATCTGCCTAGCGATCGGGGAATATTTTCAG GTGCAAGACGACTACCTGGACTGCTTCAGCGACCCGAGTGTGTCAGGAAAAGTCGGCAGCGACATCCAAGAGAAAAAGTGCTCGTGGCTTTTCATTCAG gcggtgcggcgcgcgagccccgAAGATCTCGCGACTCTCTTGGAGGTTTACGGCAGCGCTGAGCACGTCGCGTGGGTTAAGAGCCTGtacgcgcgcctcggcttgCCTGCAGTCTACTCGCAGtacgaagaggagacgctcgCGAAGCTGAAGAA GGCGGTCGCAGCCTTCCCCCACGACGGTCTCCGGGCATTCTTCGGCCTCGTTCTCCAGAGACTTCACGGGCGACAGAAGTAG
- a CDS encoding hypothetical protein (encoded by transcript BESB_062140) — MSWETSASRPCRHPERVAFLIRSSTERADSELAGSLSSHQPSLLSSDSAASEGGSAAPRAFAPRSVVRVSSPLSAESPKNDVSSAFSAVPANLSPFVCNPDARRGVSSSSASQSLRDPASASGAGFARREGTSLRFPQSFDEERECRRDGERITPPRRARAQESLPVADSPHLSANPCHFSPQPPAAAFVSSPLFSSPHSPAEALPYDARDEAQSSCTPSGERGETDEDEGVEWPSGGLARARQDGAAKEGLRVEFSSFASSSTGCLHSGRQETCFLSPPGEEGEDEPCDYSDVSRESSLEAGGSEREEREKFHSLSPRPADSAAWARPGARAFARPAAQFPREGCDSLLLSCVSSTARDDDAREDRVYRGEVRCDLASGTQSERDEEVSDRRCILPADQPFTLASFSSFSASSAAEGYPSPAPRDPLGRRRRTGGAPWAATSLQRRGGSREEADSHDPEEIRSVSSVSSRRGAGREEHEEDERRRSVEQEAWKATQAPSELWCEASREASQSPLVAQGPRRAREKEETVSALREKREGRRRRRTRARRRAARLRRLSGAERSRATTRAGAASTSAAGSHPCETRTNSRPSGAGLGPERPPREKRHREDGSRLQRHPKHVKGGGCGGPSPARVVTVEDGPVTVSSRERVQLTAAPEAPFRRDARVLSPLYPLYQPFSVAAPSHPPPALPSPFLSSDSSSGLPASSREASWAPAAGVHASAAFDLTSAGSESRLFASSASRVPTTTSAYYGGLAPSSAAAVDPFAPSLASGGCPSYAYAPAGVPASSPVSPPGSSFYPSPFSCLSASSPTLPQFVSGSLGTAPPLTHPAETPGALASLSLWSYGPVGPKRGSDSGAPSGLLPAFLASSAVASAAAHSSPLGAAPVFSGPPAARDSEAFGCFLSHANKVAAPFAVFASDEESLRFARYCFWSLRKRAEAQRARARERSISHSSRRRRSRKRADLFSSASSQRSSSARPEEISADARDGAERGSPRRRRSRVVLSGREKSGAGEAFELACGQRRSSPAEEPPFSWTQSAPGACGERARRDAGSRDARPFQSRRRRGGEQERRRRSPSALTPYPYSLVPPSLFSCASFSPYSSLSSSLLGLVPPVYAVDRLPPLFAQAHNRPGWSKRRCRREGDSWERAMSHASSSVSRRASPDRRKRRQGWGDSRREEHSRSYSRQEGGDRRSRRRRSDASSSSRAASSSREREEEAEEEGNRRTRSGREGDRPDEAREKRRYPSSRNHVVSNAERASSPPSNSSLKQPQCRLDASLPAATDSPDAAPDRAQSFDAGKTRNGDASPHTRGASRGDAREGDKKRSRVDASRGGDAERRKTRARQGWCIEGERHAPPRRPDCSDSRAGRDRETEENLAEACDAARLSDSSRGEDAKTERAEEGRSSPRKWETTARLRASSSHRGEDQSRREPRESELKSSRRRRLENTGTDDATSSSRRARASGAGEEGRMKSERRGGGSRRRVDRGGGSLASPPRGSRLSRRAGATRSGGRASRDSEARRRKRDDSSRARTKRRKDDRRASRASRPPAKRRKEEERSRRDGERRRRSSSRSVSGDRRERGRDGRDAGGRGGGRKKSCLSRASSSSSRSSSRPHHRSRRHASSPSYRRSGYDYFGGRRERRDRGAGGTREEERRRGKARRVGCCGGDGSSREKKRDRSRTSCHRTSRSRERVGGRDGRRGRRYYGEEEASRHRCPLSSPYVSQHVFCPVSPHSLFYASRKSSHLAVPRHRPEIAPPRAYKSSKHQPYNEGWGGERSRRKSREKKRDRQEEEARGERRRRRAAKGATRRRDEGGERRRAAAKKKEKKDESSKDDIVHFDWRPGMWLTDRYRVLDKMGEGTFGRVLRCADVHTQREVAIKVVRDVSRYTSAARIEVDILREINERDAPSSSSSSGSSSSSHCVRLHDAFLYKSRHMCLVFEKLGKSLYDLLTENHYLGFYLEDIRIVAKQCLIALAFLRACRLTHTDLKPENILLLDDILIPVPAPRPSGSVKGHYLRPAQVGVKIIDFGSATFEDDYHSSLINTRQYRAPEVILGLGWDMSSDVWSLGCILMELYTGNLLFRTHEHLEHLAMMERIVGPFPTEMLESALSTDGRRYVAPPAGEGASGPPPAFDAPPGVEEEREKKEREKRDSGTLPPPRLHWPEGASSANSEERVRSCVPLQALVLPQHRIFSDFVRSLLQIDPQKRPTPGGALMHPFFTAELRE; from the exons ATGTCGTGGGAgacgtctgcgtcgcgtcctTGTCGTCATCCCGAGCGTGTTGCCTTTTTGATTCGTTCCTCTACTGAGCGCGCGGACTCTGAGTTGGCGGGGAGTCTCTCTTCTCACCAGCCGTCGCTCCTGTCCTccgactccgccgcctctgaaGGAGgttccgctgcgccgcgtgccttTGCCCCGCGCTCGGTTgtgcgtgtctcctcgccgctttCAGCGGAGAGCCCGAAGAACgacgtctcctctgcgttctcCGCGGTACCGGCGAATCTGTCGCCGTTTGTCTGCAACccggacgcgcgccgcggcgtctcctcgtcgtccgcttcGCAGTCTTTGCGCGATCCTGCGTCGGCCTCTGGTGCTGGCTTTGCGCGACGCGAGGGAACTTCTCTGCGATTTCCTCAGTCCTTCGACGAGGAGCGCGAGTGCCGtcgagacggcgagcggaTAACCCCGCCACGCCGCGCTCGTGCGCAGGAGTCGCTGCCCGTTGCCGACTCGCCGCATCTGTCTGCGAATCCGTGCCACTTCagtccgcagccgccggcggccgcgttcgtctcttcgccgctcttctcttcgcctcactcgcccgcagaggcgttGCCCTACGACGCGCgggacgaggcgcagagcagctgcacgccgagcggcgagcgcggggagacagacgaggacgaaggcgtAGAGTGGCCTTCAggcgggctcgcgcgcgcccggcaGGACggagccgcgaaggagggaCTGCGCGTGGAgttctcttctttcgcgtcgtcttctaCAGGGTGCCTTCACAGCGGCCGACAAGAGACCTGCTTCCTGTCGCCGCCGGGGGAAGAGGGTGAAGACGAGCCTTGCGACTACAGTGATgtgagcagagagagcagcctggaggccggcggcagcgaacgagaagaaagggagAAGTTTcactcgctctcgccgcgccccgcggACTCTGCTGCCTGGGCGAGaccgggcgcgcgggccttcgcgcgTCCAGCGGCTCAGTTTCCGCGCGAAGGCTGCGACAGTCTCCTGCTGTCGTGCGTCTCCTCCAcagcgagagacgacgacgcgcgcgaggatcGCGTGTATCGCGGAGAAGTCCGCTGCGACCTCGCCAGTGGAACACAGAGTGAACGCGACGAGGAAGTGAGTGACCGCCGCTGCATCCTGCCGGCTGACCAGCCTTTCACCCTcgcctcgttctcttcgTTCTCCGCGTCCAGCGCAGCCGAAGGGTacccctcgccggcgcctcgagaCCCGCTcggacggaggcgacgcaccGGTGGCGCGCCGTGGGCGGCGAcctctctccagcgccgagggggaagccgcgaagaggcagactcCCACGACCCCGAGGAGAtccgcagcgtctcttcAGTTTCGTCGCGGAGGGGTGCAGGGCGAGAGGagcacgaagaagacgagcgcCGGAGGTCGGTGGAGCAAGAGGCGTGGAaggccacgcaggcgccgtctGAGCTTTGGTGCGAGGCTtcccgcgaggcctcgcagaGTCCGCTGGTAGCCCAGGGGCCCAgaagggcgcgagagaaagaagagaccgTTTCTGCGCTGAGGGAAAAGCGCGaagggaggagaaggcggcgcacgcgagcacgcagacgcgcggcgcgccttcggcgaCTCTCAGGCGCAGAGCGGTCCCGTGCGACAacgcgggcgggcgcggcgtcgacgtCAGCAGCAGGGTCTCATCCCTGCGAGACACGGACGAATTCGAGGCCTTCGGGAGCAGGGCTAGGGCCGGAAAGACCACCGCGAGAGAAACGACACCGAGAAGACGGGAgtcggctgcagcgccatcCCAAGCACGTCAAAGGAGGAG GTTGTGGCGGTCCCTCACCGGCGCGCGTGGTTACCGTCGAAGACGGGCCCGTGACTGTGTCTTCGCGGGAGCGTGTGCAGCTgaccgccgcgccggaggcgccttTCCGCCGGGACGCTCGCGTCCTTTCTCCGCTGTATCCGTTGTACCAGCCGTTCTCGgttgccgcgccttcgcatcCGCCCCCTGCGCTTCCCTCGCCCTTTCTCTCCTCCGATTCCTCCTCGGGGCTGCCCGCGTCGTCCCGCGAAGCATCGTGGGCACCTGCGGCAGGAGTccacgcgtctgctgcgttcGACTTGACTTCGGCTGGTTCGGAGTCGCGTCTGttcgcgtcgtcggcctctCGCGTGCCTACAACAACTTCCGCCTACTacggaggcctcgcgccctcttctgcagcagccgtaGATCCGTTTGCTCCGTCGCTGGCTTCGGGAGGGTGTCCCTCCTACGCGTACGCCCCTGCAGGCgtgcctgcgtcgtctcctgtctctccgccgGGGTCGTCTTTCTACCCGAGTCCCTTTTcctgtctgtctgcgtcgAGCCCGACACTTCCGCAGTTCGTGAGCGGCTCGCTTGGAACCGCCCCGCCGTTGACGCACCCTGCTGAGACCCCGGGGGCTCTAGCTTCGCTTTCGCTCTGGTCCTACGGGCCTGTTGGCCCCAAGCGGGGCTCGGActccggcgcgccctcggggcTCCTTCCTGCTTTCCTGGCGtcgtctgccgtcgcctcggcggcggcgcattcgtctcctctgggcgccgccccgGTCTTCTCTGGGCccccggccgcgcgcgatTCGGAGGCCTTCGGCTGCTTTTTGTCGCACGCGAACAAAGTCGCCGCGCCATTCGCGGTTTTCGCCTCAGACGAAGAGTCCTTGCGATTCGCGCGGTACTGCTTCTGGAGCCTGCGGAAGAGGGCAGAGGCCCaacgggcgcgcgcgcgagagagaagcatctcgcacagcagcaggcggcgacgctcgcggaAGCGAGCTGACTTGTTTTCCTCAGCCTCTTCCCAGCGATCTTCGTCCGCCAGGCCAGAGGAAAtctctgcggacgcgcgcgacggcgcggagcgTGGGAGtcctcggcgacgacgaagccgcGTGGTGCTGTCTGGTAGGGAGAAGTccggcgcaggagaggcaTTCGAGTTAGCCTGCGGTCAGCGTCGGagctcgcctgcggaggagccTCCTTTCTCTTGGACTCAGAGCGCCCCCGGCGCCtgtggcgagcgcgcgcgaagagacgcgggCAGCCGAGACGCGCGTCCCTTCCAgtctcgcaggcgacgggggggggagcaggagaggcggcgtcgctcgccctcggcgttgACACCTTACCCGTATTCCCTCGTCCCGCCTAGCTTGTTTTCCTGCGCGTCTTTCTCGCCGTATTCTTCGCTGAGCTCGAGCCTGCTCGGCCTCGTTCCGCCGGTCTACGCCGTAgatcgccttccgccgctgtTTGCGCAGGCGCACAATAGACCGGGCTGGTcgaagcggcgctgcagacgcgagggCGACTCTTGGGAGAGAGCCATGAGTCAcgcgtcgtcctctgtgTCGCGTCGGGCGTCGCCCGACAGGCGCAAGAGACGCCAGGGCTGGGGGGAcagccggcgcgaggagCACAGCCGGTCGTACAGCCgccaggagggcggcgacagacggtcgcggaggcgtcgaTCTGACGCATCTTCCTCCAGTAGggcggcctcgtcctcgcgtgagagggaggaggaggcagaggaggagggaaaccggaggacgcggagcgggcgcgagggcgacaggcccgacgaggcgcgggaaAAGAGGCGCTATCCTTCGTCGCGCAACCATGTAGTCTCTAATGCAGAGCGCGCGTCTTCACCGCCGTCAAACAGTTCCTTGAAGCAGCCTCAGTGCCGCCTCGATGCGTCGCTCCCTGCAGCCACAGActcgcccgacgccgcgccggacCGCGCGCAGAGCTTCGATGCAGGCAAGACGCGGAACGGCGATGCCTCGCCGCACACAcggggcgcctcgcgcggagacgcgcgcgaaggcgacaaaaAGAGAAGTCGAGTGGATGCGTCGCGggggggcgacgccgagagaaggaagacgcgcgcgcgccaggggTGGTGTatcgagggcgagcgacacgcgcctcctcgcaggcCGGACTGCAGCGACTCGCGAGCTgggagagacagggagaCGGAGGAAAACCTGGCAGAGgcctgcgacgcagcgaggctCAGCGACAGCTCTCGGGGTGAGGACGCGAAGACTGAGAGAGCCGAAGAGGGGCGAAGCAGCCCGCGGAAGTGGGAGACGAcagcccgcctgcgcgcctcgtccagccaccgcggagaagaccaaagtcggcgcgagccgcgagaaaGCGAACTCAAGAGcagccgccggaggcgcttGGAAAACACAGGCACCGATGACGCGACGTCGTcctcgaggcgggcgcgcgcgagcggcgcaggcgaggaaggccggaTGAAGTccgagaggagggggggagggagcagaagacgcgtagaccgcggaggcgggtcgctcgcgtctccgccgcgggggtcgcggctgtcgcgccgcgcgggcgccacgcggagcggaggccgggcgtcgcgggactccgaggcgcgtcgtcgcaaGCGCGACgactcctctcgcgcgcggacgaaGCGCCGGAAGGACGatcggcgcgcctcgcgggcttCGCGCCCcccggcgaagcgccgaaaggaggaggagaggagtcgccgcgacggcgagcggcgacgcaggagcagcagccgcagcgtgaGTGGGGATCGAAGAGAGCGCGgtcgcgacggccgcgacgcaggcggccgaggaggggggcggaAGAAGTCATGCCTGTCTcgtgcctcgtcgtcgtcttcacggtcctcctcgcggccgcaTCACCGCAGCCGGAGgcacgcgtcgtcgccgtcgtaTCGGCGCAGCGGCTACGACTACTttggcgggcgccgagagagacgcgatcGGGGGGCCGGAGggacgcgcgaagaggagcggcgccgtggaAAGGCGCGACGGGTCgggtgctgcggcggcgacggcagcagccgagagaagaagcgcgaccgCAGTCGCACGTCCTGCCACCGGACGtctcgcagccgcgagcgcgtcggGGGACGCGatgggcgccgcgggcggcgataCTACGGTgaagaggaggcgtcgcggcaTCGCTgtccgctctcctcgccctaCGTCTCGCAGCACGTCTTCTGCCCTGTCTCGCCGCACAGTCTCTTCTACGCGAGCCGCAAATCGTCGCACTTAGCTGTGCCGCGGCACCGCCCCGAGAtcgccccgccgcgcgcataCAAGTCGAGCAAACACCAGCCCTACAACGAAGGCTGGGGCGGGGAGCGCAGTCGGCGGAAGagccgcgagaagaagcgcgatcgccaggaggaggaagcgcgcggcgagcggcgccggcgccgggcggCCAAGGgtgcgacgcgccggagagacgagggtggcgagcggcgccgcgccgccgcgaagaaaaaggaaaagaagGACGAGTCCTCGAAGGACGACATCGTGCACTTTGACTGGCGCCCAGGCATGTGGCTCACCGACCGCTACCGCGTGCTAGACAAAATGGGCGAAGGAACTTTCGGCCGTGTCCTGCGCTGCGCCGACGTTCACACACAGCGCGAGGTCGCCATCAAG GTCGTCCGGGATGTGTCGAGGTAcacgtctgcagcgcgcatCGAAGTTGACATTTTGCGAGAGATCaacgagcgagacgcgccctccagttcctcctcctccggatcgagctcctcgtcgcACTGCGTGCGTCTCCACGACGCCTTCCTCTACAAGAGTCGCCACATGTGCCTAGTCTTTGAGAAGCTGGGCAAGAGCTTGTACGATCTCCTCACAGAGAATCACTATCTGGGCTTCTACCTCGAAGACATCCGCATCGTCGCCAAGCAGTGCCTcatcgccctcgccttcctccgcgcatGCCGACTCACACACACCGACCTCAAG cccgAAAACATCCTGTTGCTCGACGACATCCTCATCCCCGTTCCGGCGCCTCGG CCGTCAGGCTCGGTGAAGGGGCACTATCTCCGGCCAGCGCAGGTGGGAGTCAAGATCATCGACTTCGGCAGCGCGACGTTCGAGGACGATTACCACTCGTCGCTGATCAACACGCGGCAGTACAGAGCGCCAGAAGTCATCCTCG GCCTCGGCTGGGATATGTCGAGCGACGTTTGGTCGCTAGGATGCATTTTGATGGAGCTCTACACAGGCAACCTTCTCTTCCGCACGCACGAACATCTGGAGCACCTCGCCATGATG GAGCGGATCGTTGGGCCTTTTCCGACGGAGATGCTCGAGAGCGCGCTCTCCACCGACGGGCGGCGGTACGTtgcgccgcccgctgggGAGGGCGCTTCAGGTCCTCCACCTGCGTTCGACGCGCCTCCGGGGGtagaagaggagagggagaagaaggagagagaaaaacgagacTCTGgcacgctgccgccgccgcggctccacTGGCCTGAAGGCGCCTCGAGTGCCAACAGCGAGGAGCGGGTGCGCAGTTGCGTCCCGCTGCAG GCTCTTGTTCTTCCGCAGCACCGAATTTTCTCGGATTTCGTGCGCTCGCTGCTCCAGATCGACCCGCAGAAGCGACCCACGCCGGGCGGCGCCCTCATGCATCCGTTCTTCACTGCTGAGCTGAGGGAGTGA